One genomic segment of Macaca fascicularis isolate 582-1 chromosome 19, T2T-MFA8v1.1 includes these proteins:
- the CPT1C gene encoding palmitoyl thioesterase CPT1C isoform X12 — MRAAKWWRIWPGLQRDMAEAHQAVGFRTSLTSDGAEVELSAPVLQEIYLSGLRSWKRHLSRFWNDFLTGVFPASPLSWLFLFSAIQLAWFLQLDPSLGLMEKIKELLPDWGGQHHGLRGVLAAALFASCLWGTLIFTLHVALRLLLSYHGWLLEPHGAMSSPTKTWLALVRIFSGRHPMLFSYQRSLPRQPVPSVQDTVRKYLESVRPVLSDEDFDWTAVLAQEFLRLQASLLQWYLRLKSWWASNYVSDWWEEFVYLRSRNPLMVNSNYYMMDFLYVTPTPLQAARAGNAVHALLLYRHRLNRQEIPPTLLMGMRPLCSAQYEKIFNTTRIPGVQKDYIRHLHDSQHVAVFHRGRFFRVGTHSRNSLLSPRALEQQFQRILDDPSPACPHEEHLAALTAAPRGTWAQVRRSLKTQAAEALEAVEGAAFFVSLDAEPAGLTREDPAASLDAYAHALLAGRGHDRWFDKSFTLIVFSNGKLGLSVEHSWADCPISGHMWEFTLATECFQLGYSTDGHCKGHLDPTLPRPQRLQWDLPDQDRGQFCLTYESAMTRLFLEGRTETVRSCTREACNFVRAMEDKEKTDPQCLALFRVAVDKHQALLKAAMSGQGVDRHLFALYVVSRFLHLQSPFLTQVHSEQWQLSTSQIPVQQMHLFDVYNYPDYVSSGGGFGPADDHGYGVSYIFMGDDMITFHISSKKSSTKTDSHRLGQHIEDALLDVASLFQAGQHFKRRFRGSGKEDSRHRCGFLSRQTGASKTSMTSTYF; from the exons ATGCGAGCGGCCAAATGGTGGAGAATCTGGCCGG GGCTCCAGCGTGACATGGCTGAAGCGCACCAGGCCGTGGGCTTCCGAACCTCGCTGACCTCGGACGGGGCTGAAGTGGAACTCAGTGCCCCTGTGCTGCAGGAGATCTACCTCTCTGGCCTGCGCTCCTGGAAAAGGCATCTCTCACGTTTCTGG AATGACTTTCTCACCGGTGTGTTTCCTGCCAGCCCCCTCAGTTGGCTTTTCCTCTTCAGTGCCATCCAGCTTGCCTGGTTCCTCCAGCTGGATCCTTCCTTAGGACTGATGGAGAAGATCAAAGAGTTGCTGCCCGACTG GGGCGGACAGCACCATGGGCTCCGGGGGGTCCTGGCAGCTGCTCTGTTTGCCTCTTGTTTGTGGGGAACCCTGATCTTCACACTGCACGTGGCCCTCAGGCTGCTTCTGTCCTACCACGGCTGGCTTCTTGAGCCCCACGGAGCCATGTCCTCCCCCACCAAGACCTGGCTG GCCCTGGTCCGCATCTTCTCCGGCCGCCACCCGATGCTGTTCAGTTACCAGCGCTCCCTGCCGCGCCAGCCCGTGCCCTCTGTGCAGGACACCGTGCGCAAG TACCTGGAGTCGGTCCGGCCCGTCCTCTCCGACGAGGACTTCGACTGGACCGCGGTCCTGGCGCAGGAATTCCTGAGGCTGCAGGCGTCGCTGTTGCAGTGGTACCTGAGGCTCAAGTCCTGGTGGGCGTCCAATTAT gtCAGTGACTGGTGGGAGGAATTTGTGTACCTGCGCTCCCGAAATCCGCTGATGGTGAACAGCAACTATTACATGATG GACTTCCTGTATGTCACACCCACGCCTCTGCAGGCAGCTCGCGCTGGGAATGCCGTGCACGCCCTCCTCCTGTACCGCCACCGCCTGAACCGCCAGGAGATACCCCCG ACTTTGCTAATGGGAATGCGTCCCTTATGCTCTGCCCAGTATGAGAAGATCTTCAACACCACGCGGATTCCAGGGGTCCAAAAAG ACTACATCCGCCACCTCCATGACAGCCAACACGTGGCTGTCTTCCACCGGGGCCGATTCTTCCGCGTGGGGACCCACTCCCGAAACAGCCTGCTTTCCCCGAGGGCCCTGGAGCAGCAGTTTCAGCGAATCCTGGACGATCCCTCACCAGCCTGCCCCCACGAGGAACATCTGGCTGCTCTGACCGCTGCTCCCAG GGGCACGTGGGCCCAGGTGCGAAGGTCCCTGAAGacccaggcagcagaggcccTGGAGGCAGTGGAAGGGGCTGCTTTCTTTGTGTCACTGGACGCTGAGCCCGCGGGGCTCACCAGGGAGGACCCAGCAGCGTCGTTGGATGCCTATGCCCATGCCCTGCTGGCTGGCCGGGGCCATGACCG CTGGTTTGACAAATCCTTCACCCTAATCGTCTTCTCTAACGGGAAGCTGGGCCTCAGCGTGGAGCACTCCTGGGCCGACTGCCCCATCTCAGGACACATGTGGGAG TTCACTCTGGCTACAGAATGCTTTCAGCTGGGCTACTCAACAGACGGCCACTGCAAGGGGCACCTGGACCCCACACTACCCCGGCCCCAGCGGCTGCAATGGGACCTTCCAGACCAG GACAGGGGTCAATTCTGCCTGACTTATGAGTCGGCCATGACTCGCTTATTCCTGGAAGGCCGGACGGAGACGGTGCGATCTTGCACGAGGGAGGCCTGCAACTTTGTGAGGGCCATGGAGGACAAAGAGAAGACG GACCCACAGTGCCTTGCCCTGTTTCGCGTGGCAGTGGACAAGCACCAGGCTCTGCTGAAGGCAGCCATGAGCGGGCAGGGAGTCGACCGCCACCTCTTTGCGCTCTACGTCGTGTCCCGATTCCTCCACCTGCAGTCGCCCTTCCTGACCCAG GTCCATTCGGAGCAGTGGCAGCTGTCCACCAGCCAGATCCCTGTCCAGCAAATGCATCTGTTTGACGTCTACAATTACCCGGACTATGTTTCTTCGGGCGGTGGATTCGGGCCT GCTGATGACCATGGTTATGGTGTTTCTTATATCTTCATGGGGGATGACATGATCACCTTCCACATCTCCAGCAAAAAATCAAGCACAAAAACG GATTCCCACAGGCTGGGGCAGCACATTGAGGACGCACTGTTGGATGTGGCCTCCCTGTTCCAGGCGGGACAGCATTTTAAGCGCCGGTTCAGAGGGTCAGGGAAGGAGGACTCCAGGCACAGGTGTGGATTTCTCTCCCGCCAGACTGGGGCCTCCAAGACATCAATGACATCCACCTACTTCTGA
- the CPT1C gene encoding palmitoyl thioesterase CPT1C isoform X2 has protein sequence MRAAKWWRIWPGLQRDMAEAHQAVGFRTSLTSDGAEVELSAPVLQEIYLSGLRSWKRHLSRFWNDFLTGVFPASPLSWLFLFSAIQLAWFLQLDPSLGLMEKIKELLPDWGGQHHGLRGVLAAALFASCLWGTLIFTLHVALRLLLSYHGWLLEPHGAMSSPTKTWLALVRIFSGRHPMLFSYQRSLPRQPVPSVQDTVRKYLESVRPVLSDEDFDWTAVLAQEFLRLQASLLQWYLRLKSWWASNYVSDWWEEFVYLRSRNPLMVNSNYYMMAARAGNAVHALLLYRHRLNRQEIPPVRGPQWAGDGGVVLWPLGHRGPGRQLTAHGFLQTLLMGMRPLCSAQYEKIFNTTRIPGVQKDYIRHLHDSQHVAVFHRGRFFRVGTHSRNSLLSPRALEQQFQRILDDPSPACPHEEHLAALTAAPRGTWAQVRRSLKTQAAEALEAVEGAAFFVSLDAEPAGLTREDPAASLDAYAHALLAGRGHDRWFDKSFTLIVFSNGKLGLSVEHSWADCPISGHMWEFTLATECFQLGYSTDGHCKGHLDPTLPRPQRLQWDLPDQIHSSISLALRGAKILSENVDCHVFPFSLFGKSFIRRCHLSSDSFIQIALQLAHFRDRGQFCLTYESAMTRLFLEGRTETVRSCTREACNFVRAMEDKEKTDPQCLALFRVAVDKHQALLKAAMSGQGVDRHLFALYVVSRFLHLQSPFLTQVHSEQWQLSTSQIPVQQMHLFDVYNYPDYVSSGGGFGPADDHGYGVSYIFMGDDMITFHISSKKSSTKTDSHRLGQHIEDALLDVASLFQAGQHFKRRFRGSGKEDSRHRCGFLSRQTGASKTSMTSTYF, from the exons ATGCGAGCGGCCAAATGGTGGAGAATCTGGCCGG GGCTCCAGCGTGACATGGCTGAAGCGCACCAGGCCGTGGGCTTCCGAACCTCGCTGACCTCGGACGGGGCTGAAGTGGAACTCAGTGCCCCTGTGCTGCAGGAGATCTACCTCTCTGGCCTGCGCTCCTGGAAAAGGCATCTCTCACGTTTCTGG AATGACTTTCTCACCGGTGTGTTTCCTGCCAGCCCCCTCAGTTGGCTTTTCCTCTTCAGTGCCATCCAGCTTGCCTGGTTCCTCCAGCTGGATCCTTCCTTAGGACTGATGGAGAAGATCAAAGAGTTGCTGCCCGACTG GGGCGGACAGCACCATGGGCTCCGGGGGGTCCTGGCAGCTGCTCTGTTTGCCTCTTGTTTGTGGGGAACCCTGATCTTCACACTGCACGTGGCCCTCAGGCTGCTTCTGTCCTACCACGGCTGGCTTCTTGAGCCCCACGGAGCCATGTCCTCCCCCACCAAGACCTGGCTG GCCCTGGTCCGCATCTTCTCCGGCCGCCACCCGATGCTGTTCAGTTACCAGCGCTCCCTGCCGCGCCAGCCCGTGCCCTCTGTGCAGGACACCGTGCGCAAG TACCTGGAGTCGGTCCGGCCCGTCCTCTCCGACGAGGACTTCGACTGGACCGCGGTCCTGGCGCAGGAATTCCTGAGGCTGCAGGCGTCGCTGTTGCAGTGGTACCTGAGGCTCAAGTCCTGGTGGGCGTCCAATTAT gtCAGTGACTGGTGGGAGGAATTTGTGTACCTGCGCTCCCGAAATCCGCTGATGGTGAACAGCAACTATTACATGATG GCAGCTCGCGCTGGGAATGCCGTGCACGCCCTCCTCCTGTACCGCCACCGCCTGAACCGCCAGGAGATACCCCCGGTAAGAGGGCCCCAGTGGGCTGGGGATGGAGGTGTGGTCCTGTGGCCTTTGGGCCACAGGGGTCCTGGAAGGCAGCTCACAGCCCACGGTTTCCTGCAGACTTTGCTAATGGGAATGCGTCCCTTATGCTCTGCCCAGTATGAGAAGATCTTCAACACCACGCGGATTCCAGGGGTCCAAAAAG ACTACATCCGCCACCTCCATGACAGCCAACACGTGGCTGTCTTCCACCGGGGCCGATTCTTCCGCGTGGGGACCCACTCCCGAAACAGCCTGCTTTCCCCGAGGGCCCTGGAGCAGCAGTTTCAGCGAATCCTGGACGATCCCTCACCAGCCTGCCCCCACGAGGAACATCTGGCTGCTCTGACCGCTGCTCCCAG GGGCACGTGGGCCCAGGTGCGAAGGTCCCTGAAGacccaggcagcagaggcccTGGAGGCAGTGGAAGGGGCTGCTTTCTTTGTGTCACTGGACGCTGAGCCCGCGGGGCTCACCAGGGAGGACCCAGCAGCGTCGTTGGATGCCTATGCCCATGCCCTGCTGGCTGGCCGGGGCCATGACCG CTGGTTTGACAAATCCTTCACCCTAATCGTCTTCTCTAACGGGAAGCTGGGCCTCAGCGTGGAGCACTCCTGGGCCGACTGCCCCATCTCAGGACACATGTGGGAG TTCACTCTGGCTACAGAATGCTTTCAGCTGGGCTACTCAACAGACGGCCACTGCAAGGGGCACCTGGACCCCACACTACCCCGGCCCCAGCGGCTGCAATGGGACCTTCCAGACCAG ATCCACTCCTCCATCTCTCTAGCCCTGAGGGGAGCCAAGATCTTGTCTGAAAATGTCGACTGCCATGTCTTTCCATTCTCCCTATTTGGCAAGAGCTTCATCCGACGCTGCCACCTGTCTTCAGACAGCTTCATCCAGATCGCCTTGCAACTGGCCCACTTCCGG GACAGGGGTCAATTCTGCCTGACTTATGAGTCGGCCATGACTCGCTTATTCCTGGAAGGCCGGACGGAGACGGTGCGATCTTGCACGAGGGAGGCCTGCAACTTTGTGAGGGCCATGGAGGACAAAGAGAAGACG GACCCACAGTGCCTTGCCCTGTTTCGCGTGGCAGTGGACAAGCACCAGGCTCTGCTGAAGGCAGCCATGAGCGGGCAGGGAGTCGACCGCCACCTCTTTGCGCTCTACGTCGTGTCCCGATTCCTCCACCTGCAGTCGCCCTTCCTGACCCAG GTCCATTCGGAGCAGTGGCAGCTGTCCACCAGCCAGATCCCTGTCCAGCAAATGCATCTGTTTGACGTCTACAATTACCCGGACTATGTTTCTTCGGGCGGTGGATTCGGGCCT GCTGATGACCATGGTTATGGTGTTTCTTATATCTTCATGGGGGATGACATGATCACCTTCCACATCTCCAGCAAAAAATCAAGCACAAAAACG GATTCCCACAGGCTGGGGCAGCACATTGAGGACGCACTGTTGGATGTGGCCTCCCTGTTCCAGGCGGGACAGCATTTTAAGCGCCGGTTCAGAGGGTCAGGGAAGGAGGACTCCAGGCACAGGTGTGGATTTCTCTCCCGCCAGACTGGGGCCTCCAAGACATCAATGACATCCACCTACTTCTGA
- the CPT1C gene encoding palmitoyl thioesterase CPT1C isoform X1 → MAEAHQAVGFRTSLTSDGAEVELSAPVLQEIYLSGLRSWKRHLSRFWNDFLTGVFPASPLSWLFLFSAIQLAWFLQLDPSLGLMEKIKELLPDWGGQHHGLRGVLAAALFASCLWGTLIFTLHVALRLLLSYHGWLLEPHGAMSSPTKTWLALVRIFSGRHPMLFSYQRSLPRQPVPSVQDTVRKYLESVRPVLSDEDFDWTAVLAQEFLRLQASLLQWYLRLKSWWASNYGFTLVAQAGVQWYDLGSLQPMPPGFKRFSCLRLPSSWDYRRVPPRLADFCIFIEMGFHHVGQAGLELLTSGIHPLQPPKVLGLQVSDWWEEFVYLRSRNPLMVNSNYYMMDFLYVTPTPLQAARAGNAVHALLLYRHRLNRQEIPPTLLMGMRPLCSAQYEKIFNTTRIPGVQKDYIRHLHDSQHVAVFHRGRFFRVGTHSRNSLLSPRALEQQFQRILDDPSPACPHEEHLAALTAAPRGTWAQVRRSLKTQAAEALEAVEGAAFFVSLDAEPAGLTREDPAASLDAYAHALLAGRGHDRWFDKSFTLIVFSNGKLGLSVEHSWADCPISGHMWEFTLATECFQLGYSTDGHCKGHLDPTLPRPQRLQWDLPDQIHSSISLALRGAKILSENVDCHVFPFSLFGKSFIRRCHLSSDSFIQIALQLAHFRDRGQFCLTYESAMTRLFLEGRTETVRSCTREACNFVRAMEDKEKTDPQCLALFRVAVDKHQALLKAAMSGQGVDRHLFALYVVSRFLHLQSPFLTQVHSEQWQLSTSQIPVQQMHLFDVYNYPDYVSSGGGFGPADDHGYGVSYIFMGDDMITFHISSKKSSTKTDSHRLGQHIEDALLDVASLFQAGQHFKRRFRGSGKEDSRHRCGFLSRQTGASKTSMTSTYF, encoded by the exons ATGGCTGAAGCGCACCAGGCCGTGGGCTTCCGAACCTCGCTGACCTCGGACGGGGCTGAAGTGGAACTCAGTGCCCCTGTGCTGCAGGAGATCTACCTCTCTGGCCTGCGCTCCTGGAAAAGGCATCTCTCACGTTTCTGG AATGACTTTCTCACCGGTGTGTTTCCTGCCAGCCCCCTCAGTTGGCTTTTCCTCTTCAGTGCCATCCAGCTTGCCTGGTTCCTCCAGCTGGATCCTTCCTTAGGACTGATGGAGAAGATCAAAGAGTTGCTGCCCGACTG GGGCGGACAGCACCATGGGCTCCGGGGGGTCCTGGCAGCTGCTCTGTTTGCCTCTTGTTTGTGGGGAACCCTGATCTTCACACTGCACGTGGCCCTCAGGCTGCTTCTGTCCTACCACGGCTGGCTTCTTGAGCCCCACGGAGCCATGTCCTCCCCCACCAAGACCTGGCTG GCCCTGGTCCGCATCTTCTCCGGCCGCCACCCGATGCTGTTCAGTTACCAGCGCTCCCTGCCGCGCCAGCCCGTGCCCTCTGTGCAGGACACCGTGCGCAAG TACCTGGAGTCGGTCCGGCCCGTCCTCTCCGACGAGGACTTCGACTGGACCGCGGTCCTGGCGCAGGAATTCCTGAGGCTGCAGGCGTCGCTGTTGCAGTGGTACCTGAGGCTCAAGTCCTGGTGGGCGTCCAATTAT ggtttcactcttgttgcccaggctggagtgcaatggtacgatcttggctcactgcaaccaatgcctccaggattcaagcgattctcctgcctcaggctcccgagtagctgggattacaggcgtgtgccaccacgcctggctgatttttgtatttttatagagatggggtttcatcatgttggccaggctggtcttgaactcctgacctcaggtatccacccgcttcagcctcccaaagtgctgggattacag gtCAGTGACTGGTGGGAGGAATTTGTGTACCTGCGCTCCCGAAATCCGCTGATGGTGAACAGCAACTATTACATGATG GACTTCCTGTATGTCACACCCACGCCTCTGCAGGCAGCTCGCGCTGGGAATGCCGTGCACGCCCTCCTCCTGTACCGCCACCGCCTGAACCGCCAGGAGATACCCCCG ACTTTGCTAATGGGAATGCGTCCCTTATGCTCTGCCCAGTATGAGAAGATCTTCAACACCACGCGGATTCCAGGGGTCCAAAAAG ACTACATCCGCCACCTCCATGACAGCCAACACGTGGCTGTCTTCCACCGGGGCCGATTCTTCCGCGTGGGGACCCACTCCCGAAACAGCCTGCTTTCCCCGAGGGCCCTGGAGCAGCAGTTTCAGCGAATCCTGGACGATCCCTCACCAGCCTGCCCCCACGAGGAACATCTGGCTGCTCTGACCGCTGCTCCCAG GGGCACGTGGGCCCAGGTGCGAAGGTCCCTGAAGacccaggcagcagaggcccTGGAGGCAGTGGAAGGGGCTGCTTTCTTTGTGTCACTGGACGCTGAGCCCGCGGGGCTCACCAGGGAGGACCCAGCAGCGTCGTTGGATGCCTATGCCCATGCCCTGCTGGCTGGCCGGGGCCATGACCG CTGGTTTGACAAATCCTTCACCCTAATCGTCTTCTCTAACGGGAAGCTGGGCCTCAGCGTGGAGCACTCCTGGGCCGACTGCCCCATCTCAGGACACATGTGGGAG TTCACTCTGGCTACAGAATGCTTTCAGCTGGGCTACTCAACAGACGGCCACTGCAAGGGGCACCTGGACCCCACACTACCCCGGCCCCAGCGGCTGCAATGGGACCTTCCAGACCAG ATCCACTCCTCCATCTCTCTAGCCCTGAGGGGAGCCAAGATCTTGTCTGAAAATGTCGACTGCCATGTCTTTCCATTCTCCCTATTTGGCAAGAGCTTCATCCGACGCTGCCACCTGTCTTCAGACAGCTTCATCCAGATCGCCTTGCAACTGGCCCACTTCCGG GACAGGGGTCAATTCTGCCTGACTTATGAGTCGGCCATGACTCGCTTATTCCTGGAAGGCCGGACGGAGACGGTGCGATCTTGCACGAGGGAGGCCTGCAACTTTGTGAGGGCCATGGAGGACAAAGAGAAGACG GACCCACAGTGCCTTGCCCTGTTTCGCGTGGCAGTGGACAAGCACCAGGCTCTGCTGAAGGCAGCCATGAGCGGGCAGGGAGTCGACCGCCACCTCTTTGCGCTCTACGTCGTGTCCCGATTCCTCCACCTGCAGTCGCCCTTCCTGACCCAG GTCCATTCGGAGCAGTGGCAGCTGTCCACCAGCCAGATCCCTGTCCAGCAAATGCATCTGTTTGACGTCTACAATTACCCGGACTATGTTTCTTCGGGCGGTGGATTCGGGCCT GCTGATGACCATGGTTATGGTGTTTCTTATATCTTCATGGGGGATGACATGATCACCTTCCACATCTCCAGCAAAAAATCAAGCACAAAAACG GATTCCCACAGGCTGGGGCAGCACATTGAGGACGCACTGTTGGATGTGGCCTCCCTGTTCCAGGCGGGACAGCATTTTAAGCGCCGGTTCAGAGGGTCAGGGAAGGAGGACTCCAGGCACAGGTGTGGATTTCTCTCCCGCCAGACTGGGGCCTCCAAGACATCAATGACATCCACCTACTTCTGA
- the CPT1C gene encoding palmitoyl thioesterase CPT1C isoform X6, whose protein sequence is MAEAHQAVGFRTSLTSDGAEVELSAPVLQEIYLSGLRSWKRHLSRFWNDFLTGVFPASPLSWLFLFSAIQLAWFLQLDPSLGLMEKIKELLPDWGGQHHGLRGVLAAALFASCLWGTLIFTLHVALRLLLSYHGWLLEPHGAMSSPTKTWLALVRIFSGRHPMLFSYQRSLPRQPVPSVQDTVRKYLESVRPVLSDEDFDWTAVLAQEFLRLQASLLQWYLRLKSWWASNYVSDWWEEFVYLRSRNPLMVNSNYYMMDFLYVTPTPLQAARAGNAVHALLLYRHRLNRQEIPPTLLMGMRPLCSAQYEKIFNTTRIPGVQKDYIRHLHDSQHVAVFHRGRFFRVGTHSRNSLLSPRALEQQFQRILDDPSPACPHEEHLAALTAAPRGTWAQVRRSLKTQAAEALEAVEGAAFFVSLDAEPAGLTREDPAASLDAYAHALLAGRGHDRWFDKSFTLIVFSNGKLGLSVEHSWADCPISGHMWEFTLATECFQLGYSTDGHCKGHLDPTLPRPQRLQWDLPDQIHSSISLALRGAKILSENVDCHVFPFSLFGKSFIRRCHLSSDSFIQIALQLAHFRDRGQFCLTYESAMTRLFLEGRTETVRSCTREACNFVRAMEDKEKTDPQCLALFRVAVDKHQALLKAAMSGQGVDRHLFALYVVSRFLHLQSPFLTQVHSEQWQLSTSQIPVQQMHLFDVYNYPDYVSSGGGFGPADDHGYGVSYIFMGDDMITFHISSKKSSTKTDSHRLGQHIEDALLDVASLFQAGQHFKRRFRGSGKEDSRHRCGFLSRQTGASKTSMTSTYF, encoded by the exons ATGGCTGAAGCGCACCAGGCCGTGGGCTTCCGAACCTCGCTGACCTCGGACGGGGCTGAAGTGGAACTCAGTGCCCCTGTGCTGCAGGAGATCTACCTCTCTGGCCTGCGCTCCTGGAAAAGGCATCTCTCACGTTTCTGG AATGACTTTCTCACCGGTGTGTTTCCTGCCAGCCCCCTCAGTTGGCTTTTCCTCTTCAGTGCCATCCAGCTTGCCTGGTTCCTCCAGCTGGATCCTTCCTTAGGACTGATGGAGAAGATCAAAGAGTTGCTGCCCGACTG GGGCGGACAGCACCATGGGCTCCGGGGGGTCCTGGCAGCTGCTCTGTTTGCCTCTTGTTTGTGGGGAACCCTGATCTTCACACTGCACGTGGCCCTCAGGCTGCTTCTGTCCTACCACGGCTGGCTTCTTGAGCCCCACGGAGCCATGTCCTCCCCCACCAAGACCTGGCTG GCCCTGGTCCGCATCTTCTCCGGCCGCCACCCGATGCTGTTCAGTTACCAGCGCTCCCTGCCGCGCCAGCCCGTGCCCTCTGTGCAGGACACCGTGCGCAAG TACCTGGAGTCGGTCCGGCCCGTCCTCTCCGACGAGGACTTCGACTGGACCGCGGTCCTGGCGCAGGAATTCCTGAGGCTGCAGGCGTCGCTGTTGCAGTGGTACCTGAGGCTCAAGTCCTGGTGGGCGTCCAATTAT gtCAGTGACTGGTGGGAGGAATTTGTGTACCTGCGCTCCCGAAATCCGCTGATGGTGAACAGCAACTATTACATGATG GACTTCCTGTATGTCACACCCACGCCTCTGCAGGCAGCTCGCGCTGGGAATGCCGTGCACGCCCTCCTCCTGTACCGCCACCGCCTGAACCGCCAGGAGATACCCCCG ACTTTGCTAATGGGAATGCGTCCCTTATGCTCTGCCCAGTATGAGAAGATCTTCAACACCACGCGGATTCCAGGGGTCCAAAAAG ACTACATCCGCCACCTCCATGACAGCCAACACGTGGCTGTCTTCCACCGGGGCCGATTCTTCCGCGTGGGGACCCACTCCCGAAACAGCCTGCTTTCCCCGAGGGCCCTGGAGCAGCAGTTTCAGCGAATCCTGGACGATCCCTCACCAGCCTGCCCCCACGAGGAACATCTGGCTGCTCTGACCGCTGCTCCCAG GGGCACGTGGGCCCAGGTGCGAAGGTCCCTGAAGacccaggcagcagaggcccTGGAGGCAGTGGAAGGGGCTGCTTTCTTTGTGTCACTGGACGCTGAGCCCGCGGGGCTCACCAGGGAGGACCCAGCAGCGTCGTTGGATGCCTATGCCCATGCCCTGCTGGCTGGCCGGGGCCATGACCG CTGGTTTGACAAATCCTTCACCCTAATCGTCTTCTCTAACGGGAAGCTGGGCCTCAGCGTGGAGCACTCCTGGGCCGACTGCCCCATCTCAGGACACATGTGGGAG TTCACTCTGGCTACAGAATGCTTTCAGCTGGGCTACTCAACAGACGGCCACTGCAAGGGGCACCTGGACCCCACACTACCCCGGCCCCAGCGGCTGCAATGGGACCTTCCAGACCAG ATCCACTCCTCCATCTCTCTAGCCCTGAGGGGAGCCAAGATCTTGTCTGAAAATGTCGACTGCCATGTCTTTCCATTCTCCCTATTTGGCAAGAGCTTCATCCGACGCTGCCACCTGTCTTCAGACAGCTTCATCCAGATCGCCTTGCAACTGGCCCACTTCCGG GACAGGGGTCAATTCTGCCTGACTTATGAGTCGGCCATGACTCGCTTATTCCTGGAAGGCCGGACGGAGACGGTGCGATCTTGCACGAGGGAGGCCTGCAACTTTGTGAGGGCCATGGAGGACAAAGAGAAGACG GACCCACAGTGCCTTGCCCTGTTTCGCGTGGCAGTGGACAAGCACCAGGCTCTGCTGAAGGCAGCCATGAGCGGGCAGGGAGTCGACCGCCACCTCTTTGCGCTCTACGTCGTGTCCCGATTCCTCCACCTGCAGTCGCCCTTCCTGACCCAG GTCCATTCGGAGCAGTGGCAGCTGTCCACCAGCCAGATCCCTGTCCAGCAAATGCATCTGTTTGACGTCTACAATTACCCGGACTATGTTTCTTCGGGCGGTGGATTCGGGCCT GCTGATGACCATGGTTATGGTGTTTCTTATATCTTCATGGGGGATGACATGATCACCTTCCACATCTCCAGCAAAAAATCAAGCACAAAAACG GATTCCCACAGGCTGGGGCAGCACATTGAGGACGCACTGTTGGATGTGGCCTCCCTGTTCCAGGCGGGACAGCATTTTAAGCGCCGGTTCAGAGGGTCAGGGAAGGAGGACTCCAGGCACAGGTGTGGATTTCTCTCCCGCCAGACTGGGGCCTCCAAGACATCAATGACATCCACCTACTTCTGA